Proteins encoded in a region of the Photobacterium angustum genome:
- a CDS encoding metal-dependent hydrolase produces MANFSTHFSVAAVASGLTATAFLSADHISPTMAIWMTFLGTIGGLLPDIDSDHSTSMKALFNILAGFCCFILISHIYTQVTMLELLLYTAALFITIRYMGKAVFERRTVHRGCCHSIAFVMLIALCCVHVSSIIGHTAETSWLAGGFVLFGGFVHLLLDEIYSVDLSNQRLKKSFGTALKPFSLSNPLISLAQIAAIVLLFTTAPSYHKTLHILTNWHHFRFSPAWLNWTDIQVWVNHFIHQAPQKLSSIHQLF; encoded by the coding sequence TTGGCAAACTTTTCTACTCATTTCAGTGTTGCAGCCGTTGCTAGTGGTTTAACTGCTACCGCCTTCTTATCGGCTGATCATATTTCGCCCACGATGGCTATTTGGATGACATTTCTCGGCACCATTGGCGGCCTATTACCTGACATAGATTCAGATCATTCAACATCGATGAAAGCCTTGTTTAATATCTTGGCTGGTTTTTGCTGTTTTATTTTAATTAGTCATATTTATACTCAAGTGACGATGCTTGAGTTACTGCTTTATACCGCAGCGCTGTTTATTACTATTCGCTATATGGGAAAAGCGGTTTTTGAACGCCGAACAGTCCACCGCGGTTGCTGTCATTCAATTGCATTTGTTATGCTCATTGCTCTATGCTGCGTTCATGTAAGCTCTATCATTGGACATACTGCAGAAACCAGTTGGCTCGCAGGTGGATTTGTTCTTTTTGGTGGTTTTGTACATTTGTTGTTAGATGAGATTTACAGTGTTGATCTTTCCAACCAACGCCTAAAAAAATCATTCGGAACAGCATTAAAGCCCTTTTCCCTTAGCAATCCTCTCATTAGCTTGGCGCAAATTGCAGCAATTGTTTTACTTTTTACGACCGCACCGTCTTATCATAAAACATTGCATATTTTAACCAATTGGCATCACTTCAGGTTTAGTCCAGCATGGCTTAATTGGACTGATATTCAAGTATGGGTAAACCACTTTATCCATCAAGCACCACAAAAATTAAGCAGTATTCATCAGCTATTTTAA
- a CDS encoding ATP-dependent helicase produces MTSFTAEQTAFINHLSGNALCVAGAGTGKTTTLVGLVEKKLATIAPQNMLVLMFNRDIRTDFKAKLERNSHGVNVPVHTFHSFCYQLLRQSGYLAETGYQIDFNNGESDKTIAKQILRQMAAQEKSYQKQQTFKDPRTIELLMSFIGLVKAHMLPPKEVFELSDISDEYHFIIEAYWNFETIRKERKQLFFDDWLVESVNLLTNNEALRVYYHQQIQFMVVDEFQDINTAQYRLLKLLLGEQAQLVAVGDVDQCIYKWRGSAPQFMLNFEQDFTPATTYSLSHTFRFGHSLALAASHLIANNKQRFHDFQTISHQSVADTPIEVIGTARQVGEIAQSIAEYIEQGGTPSDVAILVRRWSQTMLFELAFLTKNIPFYMPVGSVLSNSREVKLLLDVMRFATGRYNQFQPYEKATLVFNMMSFPHCYVPNASLRPLCDELANTPIEQWLEVVKKTEKLQPALNLDNFTSRVELLMMLRRKGGFKALDVYRQYRRDSELDNWIWKTEATASEIEEAVERLDSVETVLASMDQDCEKALQYFEYYTQRSDSLRQSESTTSNVQLTTIFRAKGCEYSQVHLPYWDKDAFPYVNRSSVGISADTEEERRLAYVAITRAKHKAKIYYSVENSKKDTYVRKDKNASQFILESKATLAQEIGPQLYLEGTLPFNKSPIVQGYYQRLGRFEQMQAAPEPVEIEQPAVGKNGQLNYSFLWAVEQPLPNNAEKLVRSMVKTKTAKYLETELNRILRELKKADLTKEKVLVNRLIVIAKAKARRYS; encoded by the coding sequence ATGACAAGCTTTACAGCTGAACAAACGGCTTTTATTAATCACCTATCTGGTAATGCATTATGTGTTGCAGGTGCGGGGACGGGTAAAACCACCACCTTGGTAGGGCTAGTTGAGAAAAAATTAGCGACAATTGCACCACAAAACATGTTGGTGTTGATGTTTAACCGTGATATTCGCACCGATTTTAAAGCTAAATTAGAGCGAAATAGTCACGGGGTGAATGTTCCCGTGCATACATTTCACAGTTTTTGTTATCAATTATTACGTCAATCAGGTTATTTAGCTGAGACGGGTTATCAAATTGATTTTAATAATGGTGAAAGTGATAAAACCATCGCGAAACAAATTTTGCGTCAAATGGCAGCGCAAGAGAAGTCGTACCAAAAGCAACAAACATTCAAAGATCCGCGCACCATTGAATTATTGATGAGTTTTATTGGCTTGGTAAAAGCGCATATGTTACCGCCAAAGGAAGTGTTTGAGCTATCTGATATTAGTGATGAATATCATTTTATTATTGAAGCGTATTGGAACTTCGAAACTATTCGTAAAGAGCGCAAACAGTTGTTCTTCGATGATTGGTTGGTAGAAAGTGTTAATTTACTGACTAATAATGAGGCGTTACGTGTTTACTATCATCAACAAATTCAATTTATGGTTGTTGATGAATTTCAGGATATAAACACCGCGCAATATCGATTATTAAAGCTGTTACTCGGTGAGCAAGCGCAATTAGTTGCTGTCGGTGATGTCGATCAGTGCATTTATAAATGGCGTGGCAGCGCTCCCCAATTTATGCTGAATTTTGAACAGGATTTTACGCCTGCAACCACCTATAGCCTGTCACATACATTTCGTTTTGGTCACAGCTTAGCGTTAGCTGCGAGTCACTTGATTGCAAATAACAAACAACGTTTCCACGATTTTCAAACGATCTCCCATCAGTCAGTCGCTGATACGCCTATAGAAGTGATAGGAACTGCGCGCCAAGTCGGCGAGATAGCACAATCTATTGCGGAATATATTGAACAAGGTGGAACACCTTCGGATGTCGCGATTTTAGTTCGCCGTTGGTCACAAACCATGTTGTTTGAATTAGCGTTTTTAACTAAAAATATTCCCTTTTATATGCCTGTTGGCTCAGTGTTATCAAATAGTCGAGAAGTGAAATTATTACTTGATGTGATGCGATTTGCCACTGGGCGCTACAATCAGTTTCAACCATATGAGAAAGCGACACTCGTCTTTAATATGATGTCTTTTCCACACTGTTATGTGCCAAATGCCAGTTTGCGACCGTTATGTGATGAGCTTGCTAATACGCCAATTGAGCAGTGGTTAGAGGTTGTGAAGAAAACGGAAAAGTTACAGCCAGCATTAAATCTTGATAATTTTACATCACGAGTAGAATTATTAATGATGCTTCGCCGTAAAGGGGGCTTTAAAGCATTAGATGTTTATCGTCAGTATCGTCGTGATAGCGAGTTAGATAATTGGATTTGGAAAACAGAAGCGACTGCATCAGAAATAGAAGAAGCGGTTGAACGACTTGATAGTGTTGAAACGGTATTGGCTTCGATGGATCAAGATTGTGAAAAAGCACTTCAGTATTTTGAGTATTATACGCAACGTTCTGATTCGTTACGCCAATCAGAATCCACCACAAGCAATGTGCAATTAACCACGATATTCAGAGCGAAAGGTTGTGAGTATAGTCAAGTACATTTACCGTATTGGGATAAAGATGCTTTTCCTTACGTTAATCGATCTTCTGTCGGTATTTCAGCGGATACGGAAGAAGAACGACGCTTGGCGTATGTCGCGATAACGCGTGCGAAACATAAAGCTAAAATTTACTATTCAGTTGAGAACAGTAAAAAAGATACTTATGTTCGCAAAGATAAAAACGCGAGTCAGTTTATTCTTGAATCGAAGGCGACACTTGCACAAGAAATTGGTCCTCAGCTTTATCTGGAAGGGACGTTACCATTTAATAAATCGCCGATTGTTCAAGGGTATTACCAACGTTTAGGACGGTTTGAGCAGATGCAAGCAGCGCCTGAGCCTGTAGAAATAGAGCAGCCAGCAGTCGGTAAGAATGGACAATTAAACTACAGTTTTTTGTGGGCAGTTGAACAACCGTTACCTAATAATGCAGAAAAACTTGTTCGTTCAATGGTGAAAACTAAAACAGCAAAATATTTAGAAACAGAGTTAAATAGAATATTACGAGAATTAAAAAAAGCAGATTTGACGAAAGAAAAAGTGTTGGTGAATCGACTTATCGTAATAGCTAAAGCAAAAGCGAGAAGATATAGCTGA